A genomic stretch from Deinococcus sp. LM3 includes:
- a CDS encoding DEAD/DEAH box helicase codes for MLATAIRDAKFRSIFLSEAARLTGLAVHALRTELADDPLLEGYDQKTLKGFSPSVRLKLNEANVLTLLPVNRGLLDRVYTRDALLAVLLPLHASGQIHEAKGEVRLGAGAAPSTAAPGVRQVQALGEEVPATGASGKGLTADEVRVLNALENIEERRINFGLYETYTTAQEVAQSEEVRAQLGDSAIPGLLASLVAKRYVVEPRSGLYRSRISEMVRLLKNVKQRFRDGDEAQAPYLVQSLRVRFKDRERLRRETRFREVLDGVQGTHRGRKVRAATRLLGEGFSSALGRPLDQVDVTNVQARSFTELTDAYFTQTGGAFVITGNTGSGKTEAALLPLLTGLLEEIIRDDRRGVKVMLVYPRQNLAKNQLERLCEYVAHVNRAMRGPAGQGLGLRPLSVGMVFGNTPGTLGDLQGSGPNNERKWHWDRSEDGQRHVVPYFTGSGGSPVLAQVQADGRATLTSDGGFDVGGWQLDTFQATRESVLQAPPDLLIITTEMLHRWMMDPKALGVFGLPRQWSERPAFHPPRAVVMDEIHLYSGIHGSQIAALLRRLKYRIDNAMYGYARGTADEATTWRTPLLIGMSATIGRPGQFWSKLTGVPEYRVSAIEPQPEDYDPAQGRDYFLFIRPESFSRGKVIGDASAAIQTIMTIAHNMVRRPAEGQTPAKHRTLIFQDSISKLKKLTVEFRDAESRLNLAALRLRTPAGDVQASAAFRDGEYWYFEAQDPHQFNEGRTRVGAAPTALTSADHPVFSGGGQDGRVLNRDIIFATTSLEVGYDDPSIQFVMQHHAPSNIASFVQKKGRAGRDLSDRPITAVTLSRSSYRDAFYFQNPEALTDPADYEPALNPENDFIQRFHAVALLFDELTQRTGRLWYALPVGTPLQNHLDAIFGELTRLDARYPFITNGYERVIAATLRQQEGYRTWQALWEWFQATLLDPEVRHRADRPTRTRPVSLLQLCPDIPENLFSSVNLPVVQVMVPPPRADMDWNFVKEDVALTFSEFGAGRVTRRYGTSHLLHWRSPTVRVNGVIVQNAMAMERYKKREGGGYGPFKPALIKDLPTASGLGDAFEQYMPLGVRRLYGEMPKRFYRLRYLELWSFGRLDPNNPKSPVQGAQAYGRKRPDGSVELRQLREEATAQAQQALLEDGWRVVSPDSNSYPLSFSAVHPLGEARLRVPVPPLFGSLVQPLEYYYGEQDGQRSRLAAWEVQYGAEATIVLHKRHPQGEDPQAGRGHNLVRYVSEHDGEPLLYGYDLCTEGLRVPYDPQVLSQAVQAIAQQQWADVRTQVHLQDQFLRYLLKSEPWAEGVEDGLNTFTQRRMADVLCTMRAEARAQGQSGPEFLAALRDPDGWQTLVRGAQRYWADHRTLHPDFLEQARVTWQDDRAYEKLRRLFARIQNKAQVSAYVRDTLVHSLKHAVRNMFMMQGSADHHQIGSGTQLHITHGHDPQDHAFYVYERNQDGAGSTRAAARVMGEHPAGERTGHHVTAWWRYTLECPVAEEQQFVKAVLAPNRRTPIAHEVQVLLALPAHERKDDGLRRALVQATDGLLRDDSPELMHLATVLTSEVHVNGERFAHLDVLLELLDLESELSARFHRTPLPQELAGYALTLLKEDRNLPHLKRLLQVYRTHFQQVLVEEEGEEEMTADDRFLAQVESWSLSTCVDACPACLAGSCDQGHIDVTRHNVSRTLLKRAHEVLTAPITVRGEDLDVAEVVRLADTHGGFVLHEHQGHLSDQLVRAFARAGLQQQGRVFDPEHLTLRTVLYRQEAL; via the coding sequence ATGCTTGCTACTGCCATCCGGGACGCCAAGTTCCGCTCGATTTTCCTGTCTGAGGCGGCGAGATTAACTGGTCTTGCTGTACACGCTTTGCGAACTGAACTGGCGGATGATCCGCTGTTAGAAGGGTATGACCAGAAGACGTTGAAGGGCTTCTCTCCGAGTGTCCGCCTGAAACTCAATGAAGCGAACGTCCTCACCCTGCTTCCGGTGAACCGTGGCCTCCTTGACCGGGTGTATACCCGGGACGCTCTCCTGGCGGTCCTGCTTCCTCTGCACGCCTCAGGGCAGATCCACGAAGCCAAAGGGGAAGTGCGGTTGGGCGCTGGGGCGGCTCCCTCCACCGCGGCTCCGGGAGTACGGCAGGTTCAGGCCTTAGGGGAGGAGGTGCCCGCCACGGGCGCATCCGGGAAAGGGTTGACCGCTGATGAAGTGAGGGTGCTGAACGCACTGGAAAATATCGAGGAGCGGCGCATCAATTTTGGGCTTTATGAGACGTATACCACCGCTCAGGAGGTAGCTCAGAGTGAGGAAGTGCGGGCCCAGTTGGGTGATTCGGCGATTCCAGGCCTGCTGGCCTCCCTAGTGGCCAAACGGTACGTGGTAGAACCCAGGAGCGGACTATACCGGTCGCGCATCAGTGAAATGGTGCGCCTGCTGAAGAATGTGAAGCAGCGCTTCCGGGACGGGGACGAAGCGCAAGCCCCTTATCTGGTGCAGAGCCTGCGCGTGCGGTTTAAGGACCGCGAACGGCTCCGGCGGGAGACGCGCTTCCGCGAGGTGCTGGACGGAGTGCAGGGCACCCACCGTGGACGGAAGGTGCGGGCAGCCACACGCCTGCTGGGGGAAGGCTTTTCGAGTGCGCTGGGGCGTCCTCTGGACCAGGTGGACGTCACGAACGTTCAGGCGCGCAGCTTCACGGAACTGACCGACGCTTACTTCACGCAGACCGGTGGGGCGTTCGTCATCACGGGAAACACCGGCAGTGGCAAGACGGAGGCGGCCCTGCTGCCCTTGCTCACGGGTCTGCTGGAGGAAATCATCCGGGATGACCGTCGGGGCGTCAAAGTCATGCTGGTCTACCCCCGTCAGAACCTCGCCAAGAACCAGTTGGAGCGCTTGTGTGAGTATGTGGCGCACGTCAATCGTGCCATGCGCGGACCGGCCGGCCAGGGCCTGGGCCTGCGGCCATTGAGTGTGGGAATGGTGTTCGGCAACACGCCGGGGACCCTGGGAGATCTGCAGGGCAGCGGTCCGAACAACGAGCGCAAGTGGCACTGGGACCGAAGTGAGGACGGGCAACGGCATGTGGTGCCGTACTTCACAGGCTCAGGCGGTTCCCCAGTGCTGGCGCAGGTGCAGGCCGATGGCCGCGCCACCTTGACCTCAGACGGAGGGTTCGACGTGGGGGGCTGGCAACTCGACACGTTCCAGGCCACCCGGGAGTCAGTGCTGCAGGCGCCGCCTGACCTACTGATCATCACGACGGAGATGCTGCACCGCTGGATGATGGACCCGAAAGCGTTAGGCGTGTTCGGATTGCCGCGCCAGTGGTCTGAGCGGCCGGCGTTTCACCCGCCGCGCGCAGTCGTAATGGACGAAATTCACCTGTACAGCGGTATTCATGGATCGCAGATCGCGGCTTTGCTGCGCCGACTGAAATACCGAATTGACAATGCCATGTACGGCTATGCCCGCGGCACGGCGGATGAGGCTACCACCTGGAGGACGCCCCTGCTGATCGGTATGAGTGCAACGATTGGTCGCCCTGGCCAGTTCTGGTCGAAGCTGACCGGGGTGCCGGAATACCGCGTGAGCGCCATCGAACCGCAACCGGAGGATTACGATCCTGCGCAGGGCCGCGACTACTTTCTGTTTATTCGTCCGGAATCGTTCTCGCGCGGCAAAGTGATTGGAGACGCGTCAGCGGCTATTCAGACCATCATGACCATCGCGCACAACATGGTGCGCCGTCCGGCCGAGGGACAGACGCCGGCCAAGCACCGGACCTTGATCTTCCAGGACAGCATCTCGAAATTGAAGAAGCTGACAGTGGAGTTCCGAGACGCGGAGAGCCGGTTGAATCTGGCAGCACTTCGTCTCAGGACCCCTGCCGGTGACGTGCAGGCCAGTGCCGCTTTCCGGGACGGGGAGTACTGGTACTTTGAAGCGCAGGATCCACATCAGTTCAACGAAGGCCGTACTCGGGTGGGCGCCGCGCCAACGGCACTAACCTCGGCAGACCATCCAGTGTTCAGCGGCGGTGGCCAAGACGGCCGGGTGCTCAACCGCGACATCATCTTTGCCACAACCAGTCTGGAGGTAGGTTATGACGACCCCAGTATCCAGTTCGTCATGCAGCATCATGCCCCGAGTAACATCGCTTCGTTTGTTCAGAAAAAGGGCCGGGCAGGCCGGGATCTGAGCGACCGGCCGATTACAGCCGTGACGCTCAGTCGCAGCAGTTACCGCGACGCATTTTACTTCCAAAATCCTGAAGCCCTCACCGATCCGGCCGATTACGAACCAGCGCTGAATCCGGAGAATGACTTTATTCAGCGTTTCCATGCGGTGGCCCTGCTCTTTGATGAACTGACCCAGCGGACGGGCCGGCTCTGGTATGCCCTGCCAGTCGGCACACCGCTGCAGAACCACCTGGACGCCATTTTTGGCGAGTTGACCCGCCTGGACGCCCGCTACCCCTTCATCACGAATGGATACGAACGGGTAATTGCAGCGACCTTACGGCAGCAGGAGGGGTACCGTACGTGGCAAGCGTTGTGGGAGTGGTTCCAGGCGACCCTGCTGGATCCGGAGGTGCGTCACCGGGCAGACCGGCCCACTCGAACCCGGCCAGTAAGTCTGCTGCAACTGTGCCCGGACATCCCGGAGAACCTGTTCAGCAGTGTCAACCTGCCGGTCGTGCAGGTGATGGTGCCTCCGCCAAGGGCAGATATGGACTGGAACTTTGTCAAGGAGGACGTTGCCCTCACATTCAGCGAATTTGGTGCTGGGCGCGTCACCAGGCGGTACGGCACGTCGCACCTGCTGCACTGGCGGTCCCCGACCGTACGGGTCAACGGTGTGATCGTACAAAACGCCATGGCGATGGAGCGATATAAGAAACGGGAAGGGGGAGGATATGGACCATTCAAGCCGGCCCTGATCAAAGACCTTCCAACCGCCAGTGGCCTGGGAGACGCCTTCGAGCAGTACATGCCCCTTGGCGTGCGTCGCCTGTATGGGGAGATGCCAAAGCGGTTTTACCGCCTGCGGTATCTGGAGTTGTGGTCATTTGGCCGGCTCGACCCCAACAACCCCAAATCACCAGTGCAAGGGGCCCAGGCGTACGGCCGGAAACGTCCGGACGGCAGTGTGGAGTTGAGGCAGTTGAGGGAAGAGGCTACCGCACAGGCTCAACAAGCCCTGCTCGAGGACGGATGGCGGGTGGTGTCCCCTGACAGCAACAGTTATCCGTTGTCTTTCTCGGCCGTGCACCCGTTAGGTGAGGCGAGGTTGCGCGTCCCGGTGCCGCCCTTGTTCGGCAGCCTGGTGCAACCACTGGAGTATTACTACGGCGAGCAGGACGGGCAGCGCTCGCGTTTGGCTGCATGGGAAGTGCAGTACGGGGCGGAAGCGACGATTGTGTTACACAAACGCCACCCTCAAGGTGAAGACCCGCAGGCGGGCCGGGGTCACAACCTGGTGCGGTACGTGAGTGAGCATGACGGCGAGCCGCTACTGTACGGGTACGACTTATGCACCGAAGGGCTTCGCGTGCCGTACGATCCGCAGGTACTCAGTCAGGCGGTGCAGGCAATCGCGCAGCAGCAGTGGGCCGACGTCCGCACGCAAGTGCATTTGCAGGACCAGTTCTTGCGCTACCTCCTTAAAAGTGAGCCGTGGGCAGAAGGCGTCGAAGACGGCTTGAACACCTTCACGCAACGCCGGATGGCGGACGTGTTGTGCACCATGCGTGCAGAAGCACGGGCGCAGGGGCAAAGCGGGCCGGAATTCCTAGCAGCTCTGCGGGATCCTGACGGGTGGCAGACACTGGTGCGGGGCGCGCAGCGGTACTGGGCAGACCACCGCACGCTCCACCCGGACTTCCTGGAGCAGGCCAGGGTCACGTGGCAAGACGACCGGGCGTACGAGAAACTGCGGCGGTTGTTCGCCCGCATTCAGAACAAAGCGCAGGTCAGTGCGTACGTCCGTGACACGCTCGTTCACTCGCTGAAGCACGCGGTACGGAACATGTTTATGATGCAGGGCAGCGCCGACCATCACCAGATTGGCTCCGGCACACAGTTGCATATCACGCATGGACACGACCCTCAGGACCATGCGTTCTACGTGTACGAGCGAAATCAGGATGGCGCGGGCAGCACCCGCGCAGCCGCGCGGGTCATGGGTGAACATCCCGCAGGCGAGCGCACAGGCCATCACGTCACCGCTTGGTGGCGCTATACCCTCGAGTGCCCCGTGGCGGAAGAGCAGCAGTTCGTTAAAGCAGTGCTCGCACCGAATCGTCGCACCCCCATTGCGCACGAGGTGCAGGTGTTGCTGGCCTTGCCCGCGCACGAACGGAAAGATGACGGACTGCGCCGCGCACTGGTTCAAGCGACAGACGGCCTGTTGCGGGACGACAGTCCTGAACTGATGCACCTGGCGACCGTGCTGACCTCTGAGGTGCACGTAAATGGGGAACGCTTTGCGCACCTCGATGTGCTGCTGGAACTGCTGGATCTGGAGTCGGAGCTCAGTGCCCGGTTCCACCGGACGCCTTTGCCGCAGGAACTCGCCGGGTACGCCCTGACCCTTTTGAAAGAGGACCGGAACCTACCTCACCTGAAGCGGCTCTTGCAGGTGTACCGCACGCATTTCCAACAGGTGTTGGTTGAAGAGGAGGGCGAGGAGGAGATGACGGCCGACGACCGCTTCCTTGCCCAGGTGGAAAGTTGGTCGCTGTCTACCTGCGTGGATGCCTGCCCGGCTTGCTTGGCAGGGTCCTGCGACCAAGGCCACATCGACGTAACCCGCCACAACGTGTCGCGGACGCTGCTTAAACGCGCTCACGAGGTGCTGACCGCGCCCATCACCGTTCGCGGTGAGGATCTGGATGTGGCGGAGGTCGTTCGTCTGGCCGACACTCATGGAGGGTTCGTCCTGCACGAGCATCAGGGCCACCTCAGTGACCAACTGGTGCGCGCCTTTGCAAGGGCTGGGCTGCAGCAGCAGGGACGCGTGTTTGATCCGGAGCACCTAACCTTGCGCACTGTGTTGTACCGGCAGGAAGCGCTGTGA
- the dpdF gene encoding protein DpdF, with amino-acid sequence MTSVSQAFVALQDGLLRGTWADVQFEDPVYQRWQQAARHAHREGHPAGRGSLDVATLTRQILRRETERSGQAVDLAVPHPTSAWPDEAYWQACGVTVRARQELHMVVRAEPWTPPFAGGADPTAQAMAQHRRGEPVQIPADPLFEEITGFGAYSSAGQQQALRAVWFAAPGATIITVLPTGTGKSAVAHVPALSAVRQGRLSVMVVPTVALALDQERALQALALTANIELPAVLAFHGGLTAAQRQAYLERIQSGTQGIIITSPEQLVSSLSGAMYRSAEAGQLAYLTLDEAHLATQWGADFRPEFQTIAGLRRALLDAAPPEHRLVTMLLTATLTDADLHTLRGLFGQPGPCDVIAAVKLRPEIEYWSAALPSAEERRAAVLEAVLHAPKPVVVYTTRVRDAKALHAALTELGLSRVGLLHGECSTEERVQVVRGWRAAELDVVVGTAAFGVGIDQAHVRAVIHACVPESADRYYQEVGRGGRDGRTSLALTLTAPQDWDDAARMAERQVITVERGLQRWRRMFQAAQQLTFGVFRVDMDLNPADLTRTNERSRMWNVNTLNLMARAGLIRLQHMPPPRRGPKDDERLHQRAWDEHHRSHWVEILDPFHLEDSTWEARVEPVRKEAQREARRSLRLLEQVLKGEREVSEVLCDVYQVHASEAFPLDAIYPQPACGGCPVCRSERRLPDPGVDPHPVVVHWQAPPADLGDLMSPGRVTMIEVRDEGQRQQWLRRLISRGVQVLIDPDRTLHPTQLRDLQLHALRPLLVERSDLLLFTPPLASVLLAPSERDSLPDSWLEPSETPRLILHLPHHTITDGGEPLSHFSARFIRAAH; translated from the coding sequence GTGACGTCTGTCAGCCAAGCGTTCGTAGCGCTGCAGGACGGCCTCCTGCGGGGCACCTGGGCAGACGTTCAATTTGAGGATCCGGTGTACCAACGTTGGCAGCAGGCGGCCCGCCACGCTCACCGGGAGGGCCACCCGGCGGGCCGCGGCAGCCTGGATGTGGCAACCCTGACCCGTCAGATTCTCCGCCGTGAAACCGAGCGGTCAGGGCAAGCCGTGGATCTCGCGGTGCCGCATCCCACGTCAGCGTGGCCGGACGAAGCGTACTGGCAGGCGTGTGGGGTGACCGTCAGGGCGCGCCAGGAGCTCCATATGGTGGTGCGTGCCGAACCGTGGACCCCCCCTTTCGCTGGCGGGGCCGATCCCACCGCACAGGCGATGGCTCAGCATCGGCGCGGGGAACCTGTGCAGATTCCAGCCGATCCTTTGTTCGAGGAGATTACTGGATTTGGCGCTTACAGCAGTGCCGGTCAGCAGCAGGCGCTGCGGGCCGTGTGGTTTGCCGCGCCAGGAGCCACCATTATCACGGTGTTACCCACGGGAACCGGCAAGAGTGCCGTGGCGCACGTACCCGCACTGAGTGCGGTGCGTCAGGGGCGCCTCAGCGTCATGGTGGTCCCGACTGTTGCCCTGGCGCTGGATCAGGAACGTGCTCTTCAGGCGTTGGCCCTCACGGCCAATATCGAACTACCAGCAGTCCTGGCCTTCCATGGGGGACTGACTGCGGCGCAGCGGCAAGCCTATCTGGAGCGGATTCAGAGCGGAACGCAGGGGATCATCATCACCTCCCCCGAGCAACTCGTCTCGAGTTTGTCCGGGGCCATGTACCGCTCGGCGGAAGCGGGGCAGTTGGCGTACCTCACGCTTGACGAGGCGCACCTGGCCACCCAGTGGGGCGCTGACTTCCGCCCAGAATTCCAGACGATTGCCGGCTTGCGCCGGGCCTTGCTGGACGCGGCCCCCCCGGAGCACCGACTGGTGACGATGCTGCTCACGGCGACGCTGACGGACGCGGATCTACACACCCTCAGGGGGCTGTTCGGCCAGCCAGGCCCTTGCGACGTCATCGCAGCGGTGAAACTGCGGCCTGAAATCGAGTACTGGTCGGCGGCCCTCCCCAGCGCAGAAGAACGGCGCGCCGCAGTACTGGAGGCCGTGCTGCACGCGCCTAAACCCGTCGTGGTCTACACCACGCGGGTCAGGGACGCCAAAGCTCTACATGCCGCACTGACTGAATTGGGGTTGTCCCGGGTGGGGTTGCTGCACGGCGAATGCTCCACCGAGGAACGCGTTCAGGTGGTCCGTGGATGGCGCGCCGCTGAACTCGACGTGGTGGTCGGCACCGCCGCGTTCGGTGTGGGCATCGATCAGGCCCATGTCCGTGCTGTCATTCATGCTTGCGTGCCGGAAAGCGCGGACCGGTACTACCAAGAGGTTGGCCGAGGAGGACGCGACGGCCGCACTTCACTGGCTCTGACTCTGACCGCGCCCCAGGACTGGGACGACGCAGCCCGCATGGCGGAACGTCAGGTCATCACGGTCGAGCGTGGGTTGCAGCGCTGGCGCCGGATGTTCCAGGCCGCCCAGCAGCTCACGTTCGGAGTCTTCCGCGTCGACATGGATTTGAATCCTGCTGACCTGACCCGGACGAACGAGCGCAGCCGGATGTGGAATGTCAACACCCTCAACCTCATGGCGCGCGCGGGTCTGATCCGGCTTCAACACATGCCCCCACCGCGTAGAGGACCTAAGGACGATGAGCGCCTGCACCAGCGGGCCTGGGACGAACACCACCGGTCACACTGGGTAGAAATTCTTGATCCTTTCCACCTTGAAGACAGCACCTGGGAGGCGCGGGTTGAACCGGTGCGCAAAGAAGCGCAGCGCGAAGCAAGACGCAGCCTCCGCCTGCTTGAGCAAGTGCTGAAAGGAGAACGGGAGGTGAGTGAGGTGCTGTGTGACGTCTATCAGGTGCACGCTTCCGAGGCTTTCCCCCTGGACGCCATCTACCCGCAACCTGCGTGCGGTGGGTGCCCGGTCTGCCGATCGGAACGCCGCCTTCCGGATCCAGGGGTGGATCCGCACCCGGTGGTGGTGCACTGGCAGGCGCCGCCTGCTGATCTCGGTGACCTGATGTCTCCAGGGCGGGTCACCATGATCGAAGTGCGGGATGAAGGGCAACGTCAGCAGTGGCTCCGCCGCCTGATATCACGTGGTGTCCAAGTATTGATCGACCCCGACCGGACACTGCACCCCACTCAACTGAGGGACCTGCAACTGCACGCCCTTCGCCCCTTGCTGGTGGAGCGCAGCGATCTGCTACTGTTCACGCCGCCACTGGCCAGTGTCCTGTTGGCCCCCAGCGAGCGGGACTCACTTCCAGACAGTTGGCTGGAACCCAGCGAGACCCCCCGACTGATTTTGCATCTGCCGCATCACACCATCACCGACGGGGGCGAGCCTCTGTCGCACTTCTCGGCCCGCTTTATCCGCGCGGCCCACTGA
- the dpdH gene encoding protein DpdH, whose protein sequence is MTVLLPTALPGAVCWDPRALDEVITVVAAHPEEGVFLATHQPVLLRRRSSYLNPTYTAYSETAFRDEFLDPRRPSLLVPVIGSSGTGKSHLIRWLETQIEPSDTRRLVSIPKHRTTLKDVIDLILRDLEGSEFQAFRARLQGATEGLTVEAARWNLLTNLAFHAQNLSVGDRITTPSGTVLSAGHLTYLKTHLPSFLLEDIVRKALDAPGSVVDRFVREALQGRTDDKVQAFAITAADLPLNLKDVTQAGMKVRQFYQQLVANPVLREQAVATLNHFLAPALQRVYQLGGEDLLKLMRDVRSALKVQGRELILLIEDFALLQGIQAPLLEALIDDDQRDLCSIRAAFAVTSGYFRQMDTVHTRLSFVVDLDIEDANAVLQARPHLMASYLNAARWGEVELQALVPQLRKGQAVASRCHTCPVRPTCHSSFGALEVPGTEGPVGLYPFNNRLIDIVGDHENPEGFNPRGLLRGMRDVLRDAQERLPDAAFPSPAVQDTYGKAVTVASLPLGDKARLEELQIDAEEADRIEAVMRLWGPVPPRLQNLPEGLHAAFQIPQVGEAPPLLDGPLIGTPDDPDDKKRKKAATPALLQALQNWASGRPLTQTHTRELRRLAHEAISDFAVFEAENLHEVALKDDGVWSAESIYFEGQTNNFNLGREAVRLNLPLPGQSPVDVAVALGAYYTFKETGRWPSEIPDAAWRFREAVELWTQYVRVELSPTGPRPSVLPVAVETLYWSAVALGRIKVGDRDPRVIGAMLQTVPEVPAEAPLDWRRQLEQVRRLHPKAARQLLVFAGVRKGGAARLVNAALLLQQIESTAKQAAVRAQPPEHDRLGLAEDRNTLFEAWRAASVSAQQEADRWQQEVLSILGSADQLSETAVALNEAFRAAGEAGVLQLPRSMAPEGVAQLLRQFNRLPLLSLLKAARRLVDAADLERRLTTAASFAWADAARSEEVVKQLNQVLDDSLRYARQRASIATPDASAVQVAQILLKDLRSIEETLSGVQTQGEPA, encoded by the coding sequence ATGACGGTGCTGTTGCCCACTGCCCTGCCAGGCGCCGTGTGCTGGGATCCCCGCGCACTGGACGAAGTGATTACCGTGGTGGCCGCGCATCCTGAAGAGGGCGTGTTTCTCGCTACACACCAGCCAGTCCTGCTGCGCCGGCGCAGCAGTTATCTCAATCCCACCTACACCGCATACAGCGAAACCGCATTTCGGGACGAATTTCTCGACCCCCGGCGGCCGTCGCTGCTGGTGCCGGTCATAGGCTCCTCGGGAACCGGTAAGTCCCACCTGATCCGCTGGCTCGAAACCCAGATCGAGCCGTCAGACACGCGTCGGTTGGTCAGTATCCCCAAGCACCGCACCACCCTGAAAGACGTCATCGATCTGATTCTCCGGGATCTCGAAGGCAGTGAATTCCAGGCGTTCCGGGCGCGGTTGCAAGGCGCGACCGAAGGGCTGACCGTGGAGGCGGCACGCTGGAACCTGCTGACCAACCTGGCGTTTCATGCCCAGAATCTGAGTGTGGGTGACCGGATCACCACACCCTCGGGGACGGTCCTGAGTGCGGGTCACCTGACATACCTCAAGACGCACTTGCCATCCTTTCTGCTTGAGGACATCGTTCGCAAAGCGCTCGACGCTCCTGGCAGTGTGGTCGACCGGTTCGTACGGGAGGCCCTGCAGGGCCGCACAGACGATAAAGTGCAGGCCTTTGCTATTACCGCAGCCGACCTACCACTGAACCTGAAAGATGTCACGCAGGCCGGCATGAAAGTCCGGCAGTTTTACCAGCAACTGGTGGCCAACCCCGTGCTGCGGGAGCAGGCGGTGGCCACCCTGAACCACTTTCTGGCTCCTGCTCTTCAACGGGTCTATCAACTGGGTGGGGAAGACCTCCTGAAACTGATGCGGGATGTTCGCTCGGCCCTCAAAGTTCAAGGCCGTGAACTGATCCTGCTGATTGAGGATTTTGCCCTGCTGCAAGGGATTCAGGCGCCCCTGCTTGAAGCATTGATTGATGACGATCAGCGTGACCTGTGTTCCATTCGCGCCGCGTTCGCCGTGACCAGCGGTTATTTCCGGCAGATGGACACGGTTCACACACGCCTCAGCTTCGTGGTCGACCTTGATATCGAAGATGCCAACGCTGTTCTCCAAGCCAGGCCTCACCTGATGGCCTCGTATCTCAATGCGGCGCGTTGGGGAGAAGTAGAACTGCAAGCTTTGGTTCCGCAATTGCGGAAAGGTCAGGCGGTGGCCAGCCGCTGCCACACCTGCCCAGTAAGGCCCACGTGTCATTCGTCCTTCGGGGCGCTTGAGGTCCCGGGAACTGAGGGACCGGTAGGCCTGTATCCGTTTAACAACCGGCTGATTGACATCGTGGGGGACCACGAAAATCCGGAAGGCTTCAATCCCCGCGGCCTCCTGCGCGGCATGCGTGATGTGTTGCGCGACGCCCAGGAGCGACTGCCAGATGCGGCCTTCCCTTCACCGGCTGTGCAAGACACCTATGGCAAGGCTGTCACCGTAGCGTCACTGCCTCTGGGCGACAAAGCCCGCCTGGAAGAGTTGCAAATCGACGCCGAGGAAGCCGACCGTATCGAAGCGGTGATGCGGCTGTGGGGTCCTGTGCCGCCCCGGTTGCAGAATCTACCCGAAGGCCTGCACGCCGCATTCCAGATTCCCCAGGTAGGGGAGGCGCCGCCACTGCTTGACGGCCCGCTTATAGGAACGCCCGATGACCCGGACGACAAAAAGCGAAAGAAAGCGGCCACACCTGCGTTGTTGCAGGCGCTGCAGAACTGGGCGAGTGGACGGCCGCTTACGCAAACCCACACCCGGGAGCTGCGCCGACTCGCTCATGAGGCAATCAGTGATTTTGCCGTTTTCGAAGCGGAGAACCTGCATGAGGTTGCGCTGAAAGACGATGGTGTGTGGTCTGCCGAGAGCATCTATTTCGAAGGGCAGACGAACAACTTCAATCTGGGCCGTGAAGCGGTTCGGCTCAACCTGCCCCTGCCAGGCCAGAGCCCGGTGGACGTGGCGGTGGCGCTGGGTGCGTATTACACCTTCAAGGAGACGGGACGGTGGCCGAGCGAGATTCCCGATGCAGCGTGGCGATTCCGGGAAGCAGTGGAACTGTGGACGCAGTACGTCCGGGTGGAATTGTCCCCCACTGGTCCGCGCCCGTCGGTGCTGCCAGTGGCCGTCGAAACGCTGTACTGGAGCGCCGTCGCGCTTGGCCGCATCAAAGTGGGAGACCGAGACCCGAGGGTCATAGGCGCGATGCTGCAGACTGTGCCGGAAGTGCCGGCTGAAGCGCCATTGGATTGGCGCCGTCAACTTGAACAGGTGCGCCGACTGCATCCGAAAGCCGCCCGGCAACTGCTGGTATTTGCTGGCGTCCGCAAAGGGGGCGCCGCGCGGCTGGTCAACGCGGCCCTGCTGCTACAACAGATTGAAAGCACGGCAAAACAGGCGGCTGTTCGGGCGCAGCCTCCCGAGCATGACCGGCTGGGCCTGGCCGAGGACCGGAACACTCTGTTTGAAGCCTGGCGGGCGGCCAGCGTCTCGGCGCAGCAAGAAGCGGACCGCTGGCAACAGGAGGTGCTATCGATCCTGGGCAGCGCCGACCAACTGAGTGAGACGGCTGTTGCCTTGAACGAAGCGTTCCGCGCGGCGGGCGAAGCGGGCGTGCTGCAACTGCCGCGCAGCATGGCGCCAGAAGGGGTGGCACAACTGCTGCGCCAGTTTAACCGCCTGCCCCTGCTCAGTCTGCTCAAGGCCGCGCGGCGCCTCGTCGACGCCGCCGACCTGGAGCGGCGCCTTACCACGGCGGCCAGTTTTGCCTGGGCTGACGCGGCGCGCAGTGAAGAGGTGGTCAAGCAGTTGAACCAGGTCCTGGATGACAGCCTGCGGTACGCCCGTCAGCGCGCGTCCATCGCCACCCCGGACGCCAGCGCGGTTCAAGTGGCGCAGATCTTATTGAAAGACCTGCGGTCCATCGAAGAGACCTTGTCGGGCGTTCAAACCCAAGGAGAACCCGCATGA